From a region of the Deltaproteobacteria bacterium genome:
- a CDS encoding ATP-binding protein, translated as MKNFNLHFETQSDFGYLPFLTRIFKSLNVPHPQALTQILIEAYTNAVIHAHRRKKEKWIGLSFFISPKKILIRVVDQGPGIKNKLLRKKFSRWQTHGRGLMLIRANADKVTNKKRGRLHIFEAVRFYA; from the coding sequence GTGAAAAATTTTAACCTTCATTTTGAAACCCAATCCGACTTCGGTTATCTTCCTTTTCTGACGCGCATTTTCAAATCCCTTAACGTGCCTCACCCACAAGCCTTGACACAAATCCTGATTGAGGCCTACACCAACGCGGTGATCCATGCCCACCGCCGCAAAAAAGAAAAATGGATTGGTCTTTCTTTTTTCATCTCACCAAAAAAAATTTTAATCCGGGTTGTGGATCAGGGACCCGGCATCAAAAACAAATTACTACGAAAAAAATTTTCACGGTGGCAGACACATGGAAGGGGCCTTATGCTGATTCGAGCCAATGCGGACAAGGTTACAAATAAAAAAAGAGGGCGTCTCCATATTTTTGAGGCGGTGAGATTTTATGCCTAA
- a CDS encoding STAS domain-containing protein, protein MMQIKTEQKEKALVLSLHGNLDADSVSGFKKTSYKLVDEGVRFLVIDCSELAFIDSTGLGALISLLRKLRMQNGDLKVAGLNNEVRSVFEITRLHRLFDILPNVQTACEKF, encoded by the coding sequence ATGATGCAGATCAAAACAGAACAAAAAGAAAAGGCGTTGGTTTTGTCTCTCCACGGAAATCTGGATGCTGACTCCGTCAGCGGTTTTAAAAAAACAAGTTATAAATTGGTTGATGAGGGAGTGCGTTTTCTCGTGATCGATTGTTCAGAGCTTGCATTCATTGACAGCACGGGTCTCGGCGCGCTCATTTCGCTCTTAAGAAAACTGCGCATGCAAAATGGTGATCTGAAAGTGGCCGGCCTCAACAATGAAGTTCGCTCTGTCTTTGAAATCACCCGTCTGCATCGCCTTTTCGACATCCTTCCAAACGTCCAAACGGCCTGTGAAAAATTTTAA
- a CDS encoding sigma-54-dependent Fis family transcriptional regulator: MTLPKLLIGCDKKVFGGGIRKLLETIKMEVRVFSLDTLHTKLAFESPDAVLMVAEDSIKQLFPLIEAIKQFDDNLPIIVLSPSKNIEEAVNLMKLGVFDYLTSPPDPARLQMTVQNALRLYKLTKRVFLLENQLGATRQLDEMIGSAPSMQSVFQMIQNVAKTSATSLILGESGTGKELVAKAIHRLSGRKDRRFIDINCGAIPQGLLENELFGHERGSYTGADRQYIGCCERADGGTLFLDEISEMNPLLQVKLLRFLQERQFMRVGGTQPINVDVRILAASNRNLADAVSKNQFREDLYYRLNVVSIVLPPLRERREDIPLLAKHFLEKYAHKNEKIFLDFTPEAMEALINYNWPGNIRELENTVERAVVLHNDTKIKLQYLPPHIQSLQKQESRTNALTTDRPVSPDGKVLPLTLVERYAIEAALKACTGNVAMAAKRLKIGQATLYRKIKHYGIRA; the protein is encoded by the coding sequence ATGACACTCCCCAAACTTCTCATCGGGTGTGATAAAAAAGTCTTCGGCGGCGGTATTCGAAAACTGCTTGAAACCATCAAAATGGAAGTGCGCGTTTTTTCGTTGGACACTCTCCACACCAAGCTCGCCTTTGAGTCTCCGGATGCGGTATTAATGGTTGCCGAAGATTCCATCAAACAACTTTTTCCGCTGATTGAAGCTATCAAACAATTTGATGACAATTTACCGATTATCGTTTTGAGTCCTTCCAAAAATATTGAAGAAGCCGTGAATCTTATGAAACTTGGAGTTTTTGATTATCTCACTTCACCCCCCGATCCCGCCCGTTTACAAATGACTGTTCAAAATGCTTTGCGTCTCTACAAATTAACAAAGAGGGTATTCCTTCTGGAAAATCAATTGGGAGCCACCAGACAACTCGATGAAATGATCGGAAGCGCGCCCTCCATGCAATCTGTTTTTCAGATGATTCAAAATGTCGCAAAAACAAGTGCGACCTCTCTGATTTTGGGAGAATCCGGTACAGGCAAAGAGCTGGTGGCAAAAGCCATCCATCGTTTGAGTGGCCGAAAAGATCGGCGTTTTATCGACATCAATTGCGGCGCCATTCCACAGGGACTTTTGGAAAATGAATTATTCGGACATGAAAGAGGATCCTATACCGGCGCAGATCGCCAATACATCGGGTGTTGCGAAAGGGCTGACGGAGGAACCCTTTTTCTCGATGAGATCAGTGAAATGAATCCTCTACTTCAGGTCAAGCTTCTGCGCTTTTTGCAGGAAAGGCAGTTCATGAGAGTGGGTGGCACACAACCGATTAATGTGGACGTGAGGATTCTTGCCGCAAGCAACCGAAATCTGGCTGACGCTGTTTCCAAAAACCAGTTTCGCGAAGATCTTTATTATCGGCTGAATGTTGTTTCCATTGTTCTGCCTCCGCTCCGGGAGAGAAGGGAAGATATTCCTCTTCTCGCGAAACATTTTCTTGAAAAATACGCGCACAAAAATGAAAAAATATTTCTCGATTTCACACCAGAAGCCATGGAGGCTTTGATCAACTACAACTGGCCCGGAAATATTCGCGAACTTGAAAACACCGTTGAGAGAGCCGTTGTTTTACATAACGACACCAAAATCAAACTGCAATATTTGCCGCCGCATATTCAAAGTCTCCAGAAGCAGGAATCACGCACAAACGCGCTTACCACAGACAGACCCGTGTCTCCAGACGGCAAAGTTCTTCCTTTAACTCTGGTGGAACGTTATGCTATTGAAGCGGCGTTGAAAGCCTGCACCGGAAATGTCGCCATGGCCGCCAAGCGGTTAAAAATCGGGCAGGCAACTTTATACCGAAAAATAAAACATTACGGCATTCGGGCTTAA
- a CDS encoding sigma-54-dependent Fis family transcriptional regulator, with translation MFKTIDLLIVEDDESMVKVLERLAKDNNWNYRTAKTGAEALECLNREIFAVALVDINLPGYNGLQLLEYAKSNHFLTEIIMITGVGSVESAVSCIKIGAYDYLTKPFDDIRKVSTLVEKAKERHELVQKIKQLEHSDKDQYQYEGLVGKSSKMQEVYQLIENIAPTNATVLVMGESGTGKELVATAIHRHSNRKHKPLVVINCAAIPEQLLESELFGHKRGSFTGAIGDKRGLFEEADTGTIFLDEIGEIPVPLQVKLLRVLQEGEIREVGGNISHHVDVRLIAATNKDLPQMIKEGRFREDLYYRLNVININLPALRNRKEDIALLAYHFLKKHTERLKKHVDKISVDVLQTLQNYDWVGNVRELENVIERAVVLVHGDTIYAKDLPPHVLGESFYLAEELGSKDLTQFSYQEAKDKALSSFNRSYIASLLKQSNGNISIASEKAGMDRSNFKKIIRRYNIDIGEFKSHPVEK, from the coding sequence ATGTTTAAAACGATTGACCTGCTGATTGTCGAGGACGACGAGTCGATGGTGAAAGTACTTGAGCGCCTCGCCAAAGATAATAACTGGAATTATCGTACCGCAAAAACAGGAGCCGAAGCTCTGGAATGTTTAAACAGAGAAATCTTCGCCGTGGCTCTGGTTGATATCAATCTGCCCGGTTACAACGGTCTTCAACTTTTGGAATACGCCAAATCGAATCATTTTCTTACGGAAATTATCATGATTACCGGCGTTGGAAGTGTGGAGTCCGCCGTCTCTTGTATTAAAATCGGAGCCTATGACTATCTCACTAAACCTTTTGATGATATTCGCAAAGTCTCCACCCTCGTTGAAAAAGCAAAAGAACGCCATGAACTGGTCCAAAAAATTAAACAACTGGAACACAGTGATAAAGACCAATATCAGTACGAAGGTCTTGTGGGAAAGAGTTCCAAAATGCAGGAAGTTTATCAGTTGATTGAAAATATCGCCCCGACGAACGCCACGGTCCTCGTTATGGGAGAATCGGGAACGGGAAAAGAGTTAGTTGCCACAGCGATTCACCGTCACTCCAATAGAAAACACAAACCGCTCGTCGTGATCAATTGCGCCGCCATTCCGGAACAGCTTTTGGAATCGGAACTTTTTGGACATAAGAGAGGATCCTTTACAGGCGCCATCGGTGATAAGCGCGGTCTGTTTGAAGAGGCCGATACGGGCACGATCTTTCTGGATGAAATCGGTGAAATTCCCGTCCCTTTGCAGGTCAAATTGCTTCGTGTTTTGCAGGAAGGGGAAATTCGCGAGGTGGGGGGAAATATTTCCCATCATGTGGATGTCCGTCTGATTGCCGCAACAAACAAGGATCTCCCGCAGATGATAAAAGAGGGACGTTTTCGTGAAGACCTTTATTATCGACTCAATGTCATCAATATCAATCTTCCCGCTTTGAGAAACAGAAAAGAGGATATTGCCCTGCTTGCCTACCATTTCCTCAAAAAACATACGGAACGTCTTAAAAAACACGTCGATAAAATTTCGGTCGACGTTTTGCAAACCCTGCAAAATTACGATTGGGTGGGAAATGTTCGGGAACTTGAAAACGTCATTGAAAGGGCTGTTGTACTGGTACACGGAGACACCATTTACGCCAAAGACCTGCCCCCGCATGTGCTCGGAGAATCTTTTTATCTCGCGGAAGAATTGGGATCCAAAGATCTGACACAGTTCTCGTACCAAGAGGCAAAAGACAAAGCGCTTTCTTCTTTTAACCGAAGTTATATTGCGAGTCTGCTGAAACAGAGCAATGGAAACATTTCCATTGCGTCGGAGAAGGCCGGTATGGATCGTTCCAATTTCAAAAAAATTATCAGACGGTACAATATTGATATTGGAGAATTCAAAAGCCATCCGGTAGAAAAGTAA